A window of the Butyricimonas faecalis genome harbors these coding sequences:
- a CDS encoding thioredoxin family protein → MKRIILLGISLLTYCSVFAQGVKFDTISLDQALARAQAEGKLVFVDVTASWCEPCRLMFEEVLSKKEVGEFCNKQFVCIQIDIDKLEGKDFKKKYGVKSLPTFFILQKDGTVRHRLQGSRRPEDFLAWANRGVSETSSLFFLNSLLEQKQKMSLQNRVDYYLVLQDTRKLHEADSLRSVLFEQTSFEKLIDKECWPLFSGDTYGSEYFEYVVKHGDKFREKQGKDRIDDYLVQGYKHEILRLMYDCQASPEAFDLIEQITTALSVPGRTMISEEDKVRVVLAWAKEVKAFLENDISGMVEGMRELVELNEWKDCLWYAMKYVGVNGNGEDKERMGQFTFKMLFEFANTPVEQWDFYQKFRFLGFPISCNGKFWSNALEQVRVKDKPLLLECVRGNDAYFIARNWAWDLPERVSYLDSLCVSVRIDMDDPAVAFLKEGFEITNYPAYFLLDKEGKVKYSWEGMIEEDQVFRDSLRKGLEGI, encoded by the coding sequence ATGAAAAGAATTATTTTATTGGGAATAAGTCTTTTGACTTATTGTAGTGTGTTTGCCCAGGGTGTAAAATTTGATACAATTTCTTTGGATCAAGCTCTTGCTAGGGCACAGGCGGAGGGAAAGCTCGTTTTTGTTGATGTTACTGCTTCTTGGTGTGAGCCGTGTCGATTGATGTTTGAAGAGGTGTTGAGTAAAAAAGAGGTGGGAGAGTTTTGTAACAAACAATTTGTCTGTATACAAATAGATATAGATAAATTGGAAGGGAAAGATTTTAAAAAGAAGTATGGTGTGAAGTCCCTCCCGACATTTTTTATTTTGCAAAAGGATGGCACCGTAAGGCATCGTTTGCAGGGATCAAGAAGACCGGAAGATTTTCTGGCTTGGGCCAACCGGGGTGTGAGTGAAACGTCATCCTTGTTTTTTTTGAATAGTTTGCTTGAACAAAAACAGAAGATGAGTTTGCAGAATAGGGTGGATTATTATTTGGTGTTGCAAGATACAAGGAAGTTGCACGAAGCCGATAGTCTTCGGTCGGTTTTGTTTGAACAGACATCATTTGAAAAATTGATAGATAAAGAGTGTTGGCCTCTTTTTAGTGGAGATACATATGGAAGCGAATATTTTGAATACGTGGTGAAGCATGGAGATAAATTTCGGGAGAAGCAAGGGAAAGACCGTATTGACGATTATCTGGTTCAAGGCTATAAGCATGAGATCCTGCGTTTGATGTATGATTGCCAGGCTTCTCCCGAAGCGTTCGATTTGATCGAACAAATTACAACAGCGTTGTCCGTCCCTGGTCGTACGATGATCTCGGAGGAAGATAAAGTTAGAGTCGTGTTGGCTTGGGCAAAAGAAGTGAAAGCTTTCTTGGAAAATGACATCTCGGGGATGGTGGAAGGAATGCGAGAATTGGTGGAGCTTAACGAGTGGAAGGATTGTTTGTGGTATGCCATGAAATACGTGGGGGTGAATGGGAATGGTGAAGATAAGGAACGCATGGGGCAATTTACTTTCAAGATGTTATTCGAATTTGCCAATACTCCTGTTGAACAATGGGATTTCTATCAAAAGTTTAGGTTTTTGGGGTTTCCGATAAGTTGTAACGGGAAATTTTGGAGTAATGCTTTGGAGCAAGTAAGGGTGAAGGATAAGCCGTTGTTGTTAGAATGTGTGAGAGGTAATGATGCTTATTTTATTGCTCGGAATTGGGCGTGGGATTTACCCGAACGGGTGAGTTATCTGGATTCTTTATGTGTTAGCGTGAGGATTGATATGGATGATCCCGCTGTGGCTTTTTTGAAGGAGGGATTTGAAATAACCAATTACCCCGCTTATTTTTTGCTGGATAAAGAGGGTAAGGTCAAATATTCTTGGGAAGGTATGATTGAAGAAGATCAAGTCTTTAGAGACTCGTTACGGAAAGGGTTGGAAGGTATTTGA
- a CDS encoding nucleoside kinase — MEKNKITIFCENNGKEYQIPTGSSLKEFKKIVFPTNHQNILGALVNNEVRDLHYEIYNPKYVNFIDVTTLDGYSVYLRSLIFVLYKAIRDLYPKKTLVVEYHLSNGIFCRLANKEFTLTGDRITEIKKEMQRIIDHDYEIMRTETPTEEAIKLFNRQGLKDKEILLSTRGKMFTSVYSIDGTCDYFYGTLAPSTGCLKVFDLMDYKDGMLLMLPDRTNPTQILPFVPQEKLFSTFSEFKRWGKISEVMQIGHLNQAIEHKHAGDMIKVSEALHEKKISQIADQIKKQKKVKVVLIAGPSSSGKTTFGKRLAIQLLVNGIKPVNLSLDNYFVNRENTPRDEKGEYDFETIDALDINTFNDNIMSLLRGEEVEIPKFSFETGQRFYDGEILKMSSNNVIIVEGIHGLNPKLTEYLPHESLFKIFISALTVISIDNHNIINPSDNRLIRRMVRDHKYRGYSALDTLKRWESVLSGEQKHITPYQEEADVMFNSALVYELGALKQQAVPLLEEVLVKYPEHSKASRLLKFFSYVQAVPTREIPPTSILREFLGGSSFKY; from the coding sequence ATGGAAAAGAATAAAATAACCATCTTTTGCGAAAACAATGGAAAAGAATACCAGATACCCACTGGATCTAGTTTAAAAGAATTCAAGAAAATTGTATTCCCCACAAATCACCAGAACATTCTGGGTGCGTTAGTCAATAACGAGGTACGAGATCTGCATTACGAGATATACAACCCCAAATACGTGAACTTCATTGATGTCACCACGTTGGACGGGTATAGCGTGTACCTGCGTTCTCTCATTTTCGTACTTTACAAGGCGATACGCGATCTCTACCCGAAAAAAACACTCGTCGTGGAATACCATCTTTCTAACGGAATCTTCTGTCGCTTGGCAAACAAAGAGTTTACACTCACCGGTGACAGGATTACCGAGATAAAAAAAGAAATGCAACGTATCATCGATCACGATTACGAGATCATGCGCACGGAAACTCCCACGGAAGAAGCCATCAAACTTTTCAACCGTCAAGGTTTAAAGGATAAAGAGATATTACTTTCCACCCGAGGGAAGATGTTCACCTCTGTCTATTCCATTGACGGGACTTGCGACTACTTCTACGGGACACTGGCACCTTCCACCGGATGCTTGAAAGTATTCGACCTGATGGATTACAAAGATGGCATGCTATTGATGCTCCCCGACCGGACAAACCCGACGCAAATACTCCCGTTCGTCCCCCAAGAGAAACTGTTCAGCACCTTCAGCGAGTTCAAACGGTGGGGCAAAATCTCCGAAGTAATGCAAATCGGGCATTTAAACCAAGCCATCGAGCACAAACATGCCGGCGACATGATCAAGGTCAGCGAAGCCCTACACGAGAAAAAGATCTCCCAGATCGCCGACCAGATCAAAAAACAAAAGAAGGTAAAAGTCGTGCTCATCGCCGGTCCCTCTTCTTCGGGAAAAACCACATTCGGGAAACGATTGGCCATCCAATTATTGGTAAACGGCATCAAACCTGTCAACTTATCCCTGGACAACTATTTCGTGAACCGGGAAAACACGCCCCGAGACGAGAAAGGGGAATATGACTTCGAGACGATTGACGCTTTGGACATCAACACCTTCAACGATAACATCATGAGTTTATTGAGAGGTGAAGAAGTAGAAATTCCCAAGTTCTCCTTCGAAACAGGCCAACGTTTCTACGACGGAGAGATATTAAAAATGAGTAGCAACAACGTGATTATCGTGGAGGGGATTCACGGTTTGAATCCCAAACTAACCGAATACCTGCCTCATGAAAGCCTGTTCAAAATATTTATTTCGGCACTTACGGTGATCTCTATTGATAACCACAACATTATTAACCCATCGGACAATCGTTTGATCCGCCGCATGGTTCGGGATCATAAATACCGGGGCTATTCGGCTCTCGACACGTTAAAAAGATGGGAAAGCGTGCTTTCCGGTGAACAAAAACACATCACTCCCTACCAGGAAGAAGCCGACGTCATGTTCAATTCGGCACTCGTGTACGAATTGGGAGCTTTGAAACAACAAGCGGTTCCACTTTTGGAAGAAGTGCTGGTAAAATACCCGGAACACTCCAAGGCCTCCCGCCTGTTGAAGTTCTTCTCGTACGTCCAAGCCGTACCGACCCGAGAAATACCACCAACTTCCATCTTGAGGGAATTTTTAGGAGGAAGTTCATTCAAATATTAG
- a CDS encoding lytic transglycosylase domain-containing protein: protein MKRNILLTFLTILVLLNSAAIGYYIYHDQKEHKKNEEPPFLLMKSSDVDLPTTFSLAGEPVPLERIDVTEAFKKELIVNTYLHSHTIQILKNAPRYFHIIEPILKAEGVPNDFKYLAVIESSLNPLAVSYAGAVGIWQLMSATAKELGLEVTNDVDERYHVEKATRAACTYLKKAYQKFGSWTLAAASYNGGMNMLTKQMNRQKEKNFYDLLLNEETGRYVYRMLALKQIMEEPHLYDFYVDHLYPVEPTTQVKVTKNIKDLADFAQEHGISYKTLKRFNPWLRQTSLKVGKHKTYYIAIPENKQVYK from the coding sequence GTGAAAAGGAACATTTTACTTACATTTCTGACAATTCTTGTCTTGCTAAATAGTGCAGCGATCGGGTATTACATTTATCACGATCAAAAGGAACATAAGAAGAACGAGGAACCGCCATTCCTCCTCATGAAATCATCAGACGTGGATTTACCGACAACATTCAGTTTGGCCGGAGAACCGGTACCCCTGGAAAGAATCGACGTGACAGAAGCTTTCAAAAAGGAACTGATCGTGAATACCTACTTGCATTCACACACGATCCAGATTCTGAAAAATGCTCCCCGCTATTTTCATATTATCGAACCCATCCTAAAAGCGGAAGGCGTTCCGAATGATTTCAAATACCTGGCCGTCATCGAAAGTAGCCTGAACCCGCTGGCCGTATCTTATGCCGGAGCCGTGGGAATATGGCAACTCATGAGTGCTACGGCCAAAGAACTGGGACTGGAAGTGACGAACGACGTGGACGAACGCTATCACGTGGAAAAAGCTACCCGTGCCGCTTGTACCTACTTGAAAAAAGCCTATCAAAAATTCGGTTCCTGGACACTGGCTGCAGCCTCCTACAACGGTGGTATGAACATGCTCACCAAACAGATGAACCGACAAAAAGAAAAAAACTTTTACGACCTCCTGCTAAACGAGGAAACCGGAAGATACGTGTACCGCATGCTGGCCTTAAAGCAAATCATGGAAGAACCTCACTTGTATGATTTTTACGTGGACCACTTGTATCCCGTGGAACCGACCACGCAGGTCAAAGTAACCAAAAACATAAAGGACTTGGCGGACTTCGCGCAAGAGCATGGAATATCCTACAAAACGTTGAAACGCTTTAATCCTTGGCTACGGCAGACCTCGTTAAAAGTCGGGAAACATAAAACGTATTATATCGCCATTCCTGAAAACAAGCAAGTATACAAATAA
- a CDS encoding GatB/YqeY domain-containing protein has product MTIEEQVSKGIMAAMKAKDTVRLEVLRNIKKVFIEAKSVAGAPDQIADSESVKIIQKLAKQGRESAEIYKSQGREDLYSHEMAQVEVLNEFLPKQLSEEELRTALKAIIEKVGATSAKEMGKVMGVASKELAGVADGKAISAIVKELLS; this is encoded by the coding sequence ATGACTATAGAGGAACAAGTTAGCAAAGGCATCATGGCGGCCATGAAAGCTAAAGATACCGTCCGTTTGGAAGTTTTGAGAAATATAAAGAAAGTTTTTATCGAGGCAAAATCTGTAGCCGGGGCTCCGGATCAGATTGCTGATAGCGAGAGCGTGAAGATTATCCAGAAATTGGCGAAACAGGGACGCGAATCGGCTGAAATATATAAAAGTCAGGGAAGAGAAGATTTGTATTCTCATGAGATGGCGCAGGTTGAGGTGTTGAACGAATTTTTGCCGAAACAGTTGAGCGAGGAAGAACTGAGAACAGCGTTGAAGGCGATTATTGAGAAGGTGGGAGCGACTTCAGCCAAAGAGATGGGGAAAGTGATGGGTGTTGCTTCCAAAGAATTGGCCGGGGTAGCTGACGGTAAAGCGATTTCCGCTATCGTAAAAGAATTATTGAGCTAA
- the hydG gene encoding [FeFe] hydrogenase H-cluster radical SAM maturase HydG yields the protein MSSVKDWTASVIKQAEIDKYLDGGKDFIDEEQIFADIEKHKNPDKQQVRDILQKSLDIKILTPAETATLLNVEDPELLHEMQEAALAVKKKVYDNRIVFFAPLYLSNLCVNSCKYCGFRAENKDEVRHVLTMDEVRDEVAAVIDEGHKRMIAVYGEHPKNGADYIADSISTIYSVKRTTPTGNGFNNIRRVNVNAAPMEIADMKKLWRAGIGTFQVFQETYHRGRYAELHPANTVKGNYRWRLYAMHRAMEAGVDDVAIGALFGLYDWKFEVMGLVHHAWDLEKHFGIGPHTVSFPRMQPAPGSFLSEHSPYIVSDEAMKRVVAVLRLAIPYSGLIVTARENPVLKRELINHYGCTQTDASSKLGIGAYAKKLKQEENPDKVQFMLGDQRSLDEVIRELANDGMITSFCTAGYRCGRTGDKIMNLLEKGVEGKFCKLNAVLTFREYLNDYASPETREVGEKLIARELQEIESMPFFTDKKLLPTFRSYYDRIARGERDLYM from the coding sequence ATGAGTAGTGTGAAAGATTGGACTGCCAGTGTAATCAAACAAGCAGAGATTGATAAATATCTGGATGGGGGAAAGGATTTTATTGATGAAGAGCAGATATTTGCAGATATTGAGAAGCATAAAAATCCCGATAAACAGCAAGTGCGGGATATTTTACAAAAATCTTTGGATATAAAAATTTTAACTCCGGCGGAAACGGCTACATTGCTGAACGTGGAGGATCCGGAGTTGTTGCATGAGATGCAGGAGGCTGCGTTGGCGGTGAAGAAGAAAGTGTATGATAACCGTATCGTTTTCTTCGCACCCTTGTATTTATCGAATCTTTGCGTGAATAGCTGTAAATATTGCGGGTTTCGTGCGGAGAATAAAGACGAGGTCCGCCACGTGTTGACGATGGATGAGGTGCGGGATGAGGTGGCTGCCGTGATTGATGAGGGGCATAAGCGGATGATTGCCGTGTATGGCGAGCATCCGAAGAATGGAGCTGACTATATTGCAGATTCTATTTCCACGATTTATTCCGTGAAGCGCACGACTCCCACGGGGAATGGTTTTAATAATATCCGCCGGGTAAACGTGAACGCGGCTCCCATGGAGATTGCCGACATGAAGAAGTTGTGGCGTGCGGGAATCGGTACGTTCCAAGTGTTCCAGGAGACTTACCACCGGGGAAGATATGCCGAATTGCATCCGGCCAATACGGTGAAAGGAAATTATCGCTGGCGGCTTTACGCCATGCACCGGGCGATGGAAGCCGGGGTGGATGACGTGGCTATCGGTGCGTTATTCGGCTTGTACGATTGGAAATTTGAGGTGATGGGGTTGGTTCATCATGCTTGGGATTTGGAGAAACATTTCGGCATCGGACCGCATACCGTGTCATTCCCGCGTATGCAACCGGCTCCCGGTTCATTCTTGAGTGAACATTCTCCGTATATCGTGAGCGACGAAGCCATGAAACGAGTGGTTGCCGTGTTGCGTCTGGCCATCCCGTACAGCGGGTTGATCGTGACGGCTCGCGAGAATCCGGTGTTGAAACGCGAGTTGATCAATCATTACGGCTGTACGCAGACGGATGCCTCTTCCAAGTTGGGAATCGGGGCGTATGCCAAGAAGTTGAAACAGGAGGAGAACCCGGATAAGGTGCAGTTTATGTTGGGTGACCAGCGTTCGTTGGATGAGGTGATCCGTGAATTGGCAAATGACGGGATGATTACTTCTTTCTGCACGGCGGGTTATCGTTGCGGTCGTACGGGAGATAAGATCATGAATTTGTTGGAGAAAGGGGTGGAAGGCAAATTCTGTAAACTGAATGCCGTGTTGACGTTCCGGGAATATTTGAATGACTACGCTTCTCCGGAAACTCGTGAGGTGGGTGAGAAGTTGATCGCCCGGGAGTTGCAGGAGATAGAATCAATGCCCTTCTTTACCGATAAAAAGTTACTCCCCACGTTCCGTTCCTATTATGATAGAATCGCGAGAGGGGAGAGGGACTTGTATATGTGA
- a CDS encoding MltF family protein → MYIIKTITYTLSFLFCFVSCKTKQETLVIPEPGTLEQIEQRGVLNVCCYYNTTDYYVYKGIPKGFHYELVKNFADYLGVKLNIEINTNIDESIQRLNDNKYDLIAMSLSVTDARKEDVRFCLPLFTTSQVLVQYKSDTLLQSIEDLKNKEIFLQEGTSPTRFLQHLNDSLQLNLKITELEDVTFEDILLKIENGEIPYTVIDKNIAQIASQYMKHIDYSLQLSPENPVAWAITKKATLLNEEINNWLGAIKKSGTLNVLYNRYYKNSYITSLHNSKYYKLKNGVISSFDPIIKKEAQAIGWDWRLLAAVIYQESGFDPEATSHLGAVGLMQVMPETSLELGFEAYEEPQDNIHVGAYYLKYLENKFNKFELDTLEQIKFTLAAYNAGLGHVLDAIRLAESYGKNPKVWNNNVDYFILHKSQPEIYRDSVARSGYCDGKQTFNFVNNIIENYTHYKNTIKK, encoded by the coding sequence ATGTATATAATAAAGACTATTACGTACACGCTGTCATTTTTATTTTGTTTCGTCTCGTGCAAAACGAAACAAGAGACACTGGTTATACCTGAACCCGGAACGTTGGAACAAATAGAACAACGCGGTGTATTAAATGTTTGTTGTTACTACAACACGACAGATTACTACGTGTACAAAGGTATCCCCAAAGGATTCCATTACGAACTGGTAAAAAATTTTGCCGACTATCTGGGGGTAAAATTAAATATCGAGATAAACACGAATATTGACGAAAGCATTCAGAGATTAAATGACAACAAGTATGACTTGATCGCCATGAGTCTTTCCGTCACGGATGCCCGCAAGGAAGATGTACGATTCTGTCTCCCCTTGTTTACAACCAGCCAAGTACTGGTTCAATATAAATCAGACACCCTCCTCCAATCGATTGAAGACTTAAAGAACAAAGAGATTTTTTTACAGGAAGGTACCTCCCCCACAAGATTCCTGCAACACTTAAATGATTCCCTGCAACTGAATTTAAAAATTACCGAACTGGAAGACGTCACATTCGAGGATATTCTATTAAAAATAGAAAACGGGGAAATTCCCTACACCGTAATCGACAAAAACATCGCCCAGATTGCCTCCCAATACATGAAACACATTGATTACTCCCTCCAATTATCCCCCGAGAACCCCGTGGCCTGGGCCATCACGAAAAAGGCGACACTACTGAACGAGGAAATCAATAACTGGCTGGGTGCAATAAAAAAAAGCGGGACATTAAATGTCCTGTACAATCGCTATTACAAGAACAGTTACATCACGTCACTACACAACTCCAAATACTACAAATTAAAAAATGGAGTTATCTCCAGCTTTGACCCGATCATCAAAAAAGAAGCCCAAGCAATCGGTTGGGACTGGCGTCTGTTGGCAGCCGTTATCTACCAGGAATCCGGATTCGACCCGGAAGCCACCTCCCATCTCGGGGCCGTCGGTCTGATGCAAGTGATGCCGGAAACTTCCCTGGAACTGGGATTCGAGGCATACGAAGAACCCCAAGACAACATTCACGTCGGGGCATACTATCTAAAATATTTGGAAAACAAATTCAACAAGTTCGAACTCGACACGTTGGAACAGATTAAATTCACGCTAGCCGCTTATAATGCCGGCTTGGGCCACGTGCTCGATGCCATCCGGTTAGCCGAATCATACGGGAAAAATCCAAAAGTTTGGAATAACAACGTGGATTATTTCATACTCCACAAATCCCAACCGGAAATATACCGGGATTCTGTTGCCCGCTCCGGCTATTGTGACGGAAAACAAACATTCAACTTCGTCAACAACATCATAGAAAACTACACTCATTACAAAAACACGATCAAAAAATAA
- a CDS encoding putative porin, with product MKNIFYTIICCLISLSSLAQSDFGYGNPDRMGPQEEGMQRDSTKEQPYVPHHRLTWKWVHDGVYKKFYPLDTLQDGLQNTNLIFKHSVSNTYLGNFPAPYVSDIYILRPQGEDFLPQDRLRDYFFKPEDALDYNTTTPFTQLSYFNGGGRGKTEDWLDVWHIQNIRPYWNAGFRYNLISSDGAYSYQKSKTYNFSFFSSYEKDRMAVSMFINQNIAHITENGGIENLADIRDTSLDPKVVGTRLALEPRNNLMNFNFKALAQYNIGNPKEITTQKDSTTIDTTITYPMKFALAFKAEDNRYSFKEESVEEGFFSDTTYISNQKNSDMIKNRKYEIDAKLIVNEHPKYKYLPGVYAGLKFKYLSYDQRVSLDSANNRGTSKYTGTYLTAGTFNMDSTTLFNFDIWGSFCLAGEYSADYSLEGEIIQYLNKGRNSSVTVHALLETQTPNHYYLQYQGNHNQWQNSFSKIHAYNLRGHYTNKRLRTEIGVALNNTKNYIYFDTTAMPRQYDGDLMVFTAWAKQVFRLGHFYFNQKVYYQVTNKEKILPLPQVALHSHNYYQNRFFKQALGFQIGIDLFYNTSFYANAYDPAIMQFYNQEIEKTGNYPKMDVFVTLNIKRADLFVKYEHFNEFFGSRDYFSAYTYPINPAKLKFGIRWNFFD from the coding sequence ATGAAAAATATATTTTATACCATAATATGCTGCCTGATTTCACTCTCGTCATTAGCCCAGAGTGATTTTGGTTACGGGAATCCGGATAGAATGGGGCCCCAAGAAGAAGGAATGCAACGCGATTCCACGAAAGAACAACCTTACGTTCCGCATCATCGACTAACTTGGAAATGGGTACATGACGGGGTATACAAAAAATTTTACCCGCTTGACACGCTTCAAGACGGGCTGCAAAACACGAACTTGATATTCAAGCATAGTGTTTCCAACACATATTTGGGCAACTTCCCGGCTCCTTACGTGTCCGACATCTACATCCTGCGCCCGCAAGGAGAAGATTTCCTACCGCAAGACCGGCTAAGAGATTATTTCTTCAAACCGGAAGACGCCTTGGATTACAACACCACCACACCTTTCACGCAATTAAGTTATTTCAACGGCGGGGGTCGGGGAAAAACGGAAGACTGGCTGGACGTGTGGCACATCCAAAACATACGCCCCTACTGGAACGCCGGATTCCGGTATAACCTCATTTCATCCGACGGAGCCTATTCTTACCAGAAATCCAAAACATACAACTTTTCCTTCTTCAGTTCATACGAAAAAGACCGGATGGCCGTGTCCATGTTTATCAACCAAAACATCGCACACATCACCGAAAATGGCGGTATCGAAAACTTGGCAGACATTCGGGACACCTCGCTTGATCCCAAAGTGGTCGGTACGCGACTTGCCTTGGAGCCTAGAAACAACCTTATGAATTTCAATTTTAAAGCTCTAGCACAATACAACATTGGAAATCCCAAGGAAATCACCACGCAAAAAGACAGTACCACGATCGACACCACGATAACCTATCCCATGAAATTCGCTTTGGCCTTCAAAGCCGAGGATAATCGTTACTCCTTCAAAGAAGAGAGTGTCGAGGAAGGATTCTTTTCTGATACCACCTATATCAGCAATCAGAAAAATTCCGACATGATCAAAAACCGGAAATACGAAATCGATGCCAAACTCATTGTAAACGAGCATCCCAAGTATAAATATCTACCGGGTGTGTACGCCGGATTAAAATTCAAATACCTGAGCTACGACCAACGCGTCTCGCTGGACTCCGCCAACAACAGGGGAACCAGCAAATACACCGGGACATACTTGACTGCCGGGACTTTCAACATGGACAGTACCACCCTGTTTAATTTCGACATCTGGGGAAGTTTCTGTCTCGCCGGAGAGTACTCTGCCGATTACTCGTTAGAGGGAGAAATTATCCAATATTTGAACAAGGGACGCAACTCCTCTGTCACCGTTCATGCTTTACTGGAAACGCAAACCCCGAATCATTACTATCTCCAGTACCAAGGGAATCATAATCAATGGCAGAATAGTTTCTCCAAGATACACGCTTACAACTTACGAGGCCATTACACGAACAAGCGTCTACGGACGGAAATCGGGGTTGCCCTCAACAACACGAAGAACTACATTTATTTCGACACCACCGCTATGCCCCGTCAATATGATGGAGACCTCATGGTATTCACGGCATGGGCAAAGCAAGTATTCCGTTTGGGACATTTCTATTTCAACCAGAAAGTGTACTACCAAGTAACCAACAAGGAAAAAATATTGCCATTACCCCAAGTGGCGCTTCACTCGCACAACTACTACCAAAATCGCTTTTTCAAACAGGCCTTGGGATTCCAAATCGGTATAGACTTGTTCTACAACACCTCGTTTTATGCCAACGCGTACGACCCGGCAATCATGCAATTCTACAATCAAGAGATCGAGAAAACCGGAAACTACCCGAAAATGGATGTATTCGTCACGTTGAATATCAAGCGAGCCGACCTGTTTGTTAAATACGAACACTTCAACGAGTTCTTCGGGAGCAGGGATTATTTCTCGGCTTACACCTATCCAATCAACCCGGCAAAGTTGAAATTCGGTATCCGATGGAACTTTTTTGACTAA